Proteins from a genomic interval of Trichoderma breve strain T069 chromosome 2, whole genome shotgun sequence:
- a CDS encoding copper binding protein, with product MMYSPALLLSSLVGAVSAASSLQVVTVGKSGALKYSPEQITANVGDKVEFQFFGPTHSVVQASFDEPCTAFNGGTGFFAGMSTNGNGPNPNSFTITINDTKPVWFYCGFPGHCQAGMVGVINVSSNKSETLDIFRSNAANAAKSTTPKQQQGGVIGAFVNPSSATSGSTAPTSSGATSGSAASQTSSGAAPSHTGNDAGQLRGEFALLGGLAVAAAAMLV from the exons ATGATGTACTCACCTGCACTCCTTTTAAGCAGCCTTGTTGGCGCTGTCTCTGCCGCTTCGTCTCTTCAGGTGGTTACAGTAGGAAAGAGCGGAGCACTGAAATACTCGCCCGAGCAAATCACGGCCAACGTCGGCGACAAGGTCGAGTTCCAGTTCTTTGGCCCTACACACTCAGTCGTTCAAGCCTCTTTTGATGAGCCGTGCACCGCATTCAACGGCGGAACCGGCTTCTTCGCTGGCATGTCaaccaatggcaatggcccCAAT CCCAACTCcttcaccatcaccatcaacgaCACGAAGCCCGTCTGGTTCTACTGCGGATTCCCGGGCCATTGCCAGGCTGGCATGGTTGGAGTAATCAACGTTTC TTCCAACAAGTCGGAGACGCTCGACATCTTCAGGTCCAACGCTGCCAACGCCGCGAAGAGCACAACtcccaagcagcagcagggagGCGTCATCGGTGCTTTTGTGAACCCCTCCAGCGCCACCAGCGGCTCGACTGCCCCGACCTCCTCGGGCGCGACAAGTGGCTCGGCTGCCTCTCAGACAAGCTCCGGCGCGGCGCCTTCGCACACAGGCAACGATGCCGGTCAATTGAGGGGTGAGTTTGCTCTTCTCGGAGgtttggctgttgctgctgctgcgatgCTTGTGTAA
- a CDS encoding piwi domain-containing protein, with amino-acid sequence MSERGRSPAASGPAQGTASGSSQPGWAPSMGFDPAKPESKDRKGNTRMELPPDAFFINEAQKDVFAVRDNKFNTEGRQETVEVNQFRMTKFDFNKKIYQYDVVLSPEPDKRGPVLKKIWAHANLKNALAPYNYQMWIIDGSRLAWSPSLVDRGEIRVTVDLDEGKPPARSGRSNKFYLILRKTTEIQMAALRGYLERRIQFNNSVQEALNFMDHLIRQWPSEHLLAIKRNFYKRNEAGQPLMAGGVIEVHKGTYASLRLSNNLANGGIGLALNADVTNTCFWTGRQTLDQVMANFLGTLDRRYKGINIATTTIFRPTQNDRGEWQSSDAFKQLRKMRKLKFTIRHSNRDPKLAEKVYTVMDFAFDQKYGAEGANARTVKFDYNGRDISVADYYREKYKAHLRHAHLPLISTGKNGHIPMEFAFVEPMQRYAFKLNPEQTAAMIKIAVTRPNVRKNDIMKNVRDLQLPQDPYLRHYGVQLELSFAKTEARVLAPPIVNFGQGTADPKYSGRWDLRGKKFFKQNPAPLMNWGFLVMDDCVQKPQVQQFARTFKSTFMGHGGACRTDPVMVEVPGPIKNNIAAALAHAHNQITRERGYTQLIFVVVQHKNSPHYERLKKSADCRFGILTQVVNGASVMQNNGQYHSNVCLKVNAKLGGSTSRTNPPWRMTQGTYFPKDRPTMMVGVDISHPAPGGPSPSVAAMTMSVDRDATKYAAMVETNGYRVEMLTSANVNVMFGHLCKVWSAGHDNQFPKHIMYFRDGVAEGQFAHVIEQEIKEIKNYFKQVVPNMPLPKFTVIVATKRHHIRFFPEKGDKNGNALPGTLVEKEVTHPFMLDFYLCSHVAIQGTARPVHYHVLIDEMNIPINDLQKMIYHQCYSYARSTTPVSLHPAVYYAHLAGARARAHENVATSEGFRAGAKGHEMIRDKVAKGESLSVPQRGSDAPSLLQLGGKPETNAPIDGEVRQRNFFRSTMWYI; translated from the exons G CACAAGGCACAGCCTCTGGCAGTTCGCAGCCTGGCTGGGCACCGAGCATGGGATTCGACCCTGCAAAGCCGGAAAGCAAGGATCGAAAGGGAAACACTCGCATGGAACTGCCCCCAGATGCCTTTTTTATCAACGAGGCCCAAAAAGATGTCTTTGCCGTTCGAGACAACAAATTCAACACGGAGGGTCGACAAGAGACTGTTGAAGTCAATCAATTCCGAATGACCAAGTTTGACTTCAACAAGAAAATCTATCAATATGAT GTTGTCCTTTCGCCTGAACCGGACAAACGTGGACCAgttttgaagaagatttggGCTCACGCCAATCTCAAGAATGCGCTCGCACCCTATAACTACCAAATGTGGATTATAGATGGCTCCAGACTGGCATGGTCTCCTTCTTTGGTAGACCGTGGCGAGATTCGCGTCACAGTGGACCTGGACGAGGGCAAGCCTCCTGCACGATCCGGACGCTCCAACAAATTCTATCTCATCTTGCGCAAGACAACTGAGATTCAAATGGCTGCTCTCCGGGGTTATTTGGAGAGAAGAATTCAATTCAACAACAGTGTCCAGGAAGCTCTCAACTTCATGGACCATCTCATTCGCCAGTGGCCCTCAGAGCATCTGCTGGCCATCAAGCGCAATTTCTACAAGCGAAATGAAGCTGGCCAGCCTCTCATGGCAGGCGGAGTCATTGAAGTCCACAAAGGGACTTATGCTTCTCTAAGACTCTCCAACAATCTTGCGAACGGAGGCATTGGTCTTGCTCTCAATGCGGATGTTACCAACACCTGCTTTTGGACAGGCCGACAAACCCTGGACCAGGTCATGGCCAACTTTCTCGGTACCCTTGACAGGCGGTACAAGGGAATAAATATTGCAACTACGACAATCTTCAGGCCTACGCAAAACGACAGAGGAGAGTGGCAGTCTTCTGATGCCTTCAAACAGCTTCGAAAGATGCGGAAACTCAAGTTTACCATCCGACACAGTAATCGTGATCCCAAGCTTGCAGAAAAGGTCTACACGGTGATGGACTTTGCATTTGATCAGAAGTATGGAGCAGAAGGTGCCAATGCCCGGACCGTCAAATTTGATTACAACGGCCGAGATATCTCGGTGGCAGATTACTATCGAGAGAAGTACAAGGCGCATTTGCGACATGCCCACCTGCCTCTTATCTCCACGGGAAAGAATGGACATATCCCCATGGAATTTGCTTTTGTCGAGCCAATGCAGCGGTATGCGTTTAAGTTGAATCCTGAGCAAACTGCAGCGATGATCAAAATCGCTGTCACGCGCCCAAATGTTCGCAAGAATGACATTATGAAGAACGTGCGAGACCTTCAGTTGCCTCAAGATCCATATCTCAGACACTATGGAGTCCAACTGGAATTGTCATTCGCCAAGACAGAGGCCAGGGTATTGGCCCCTCCTATTGTGAACTTTGGCCAAGGCACAGCTGATCCTAAATATTCTGGTCGTTGGGATCTGCGCGGCAAGAAGTTCTTCAAACAGAACCCCGCGCCCCTGATGAACTGGGGCTTCTTGGTCATGGACGACTGCGTTCAGAAGCCCCAAGTCCAACAGTTCGCCCGTACATTCAAGTCAACCTTCATGGGCCATGGGGGCGCCTGCAGGACTGACCCTGTGATGGTGGAAGTGCCAGGACCTATCAAGAACAACATTGCTGCCGCGCTCGCCCACGCGCACAATCAAATTACTCGTGAGCGAGGATACACCCAACTGATTTTTGTCGTCGTTCAACACAAGAACAGCCCACACTATGAGCGCCTCAAGAAGTCTGCTGATTGCCGTTTCGGCATCCTGACTCAAGTTGTAAATGGTGCTTCTGTTATGCAGAACAACGGACAATACCACTCAAACGTGTGCTTGAAGGTGAACGCTAAGCTTGGAGGTTCTACCTCTCGCACCAATCCCCCATGGAGAATGACTCAAGGGACTTACTTCCCGAAGGATAGGCCAACCATGATGGTTGGTGTTGACATTTCTCACCCTGCGCCTGGCGGCCCATCCCCTTCTGTCGCGGCCATGACAATGTCTGTCGACAGAGACGCAACGAAATATGCCGCCATGGTGGAAACCAACGGCTACCGAGTTGAGATGCTGACGTCTGCCAACGTAAATGTTATGTTTGGCCATCTGTGCAAAGTTTGGTCGGCCGGCCATGATAATCAGTTCCCCAAGCATATTATGTATTTCCGGGACGGTGTCGCCGAGGGACAGTTCGCACATGTCATTGAGCAAGAGATCAAGGAAATCAAGAACTATTTCAAGCAGGTGGTTCCCAACATGCCGCTGCCTAAATTCACTGTGATTGTGGCTACCAAGCGCCATCACATCCGATTCTTCCCTGAGAAAGGAGATAAAAATGGAAACGCTCTGCCGGGAACTTTGGTGGAAAAGGAAGTTACTCATCCTTTTATGCTTGACTTTTATCTCTGCTCGCATGTTGCCATCCAGGGCACCGCTCGTCCAGTGCACTATCATGTgctcattgatgagatgaacaTTCCCATCAATGACTTGCAGAAGATGATCTATCATCAGTGTTATTCTTATGCCAGATCGACAACACCAGTGTCACTCCATCCAGCTGTTTACTACGCGCATCTCGCCGGAGCCCGCGCCCGCGCCCATGAGAACGTTGCAACCAGCGAGGGTTTCCGTGCTGGCGCCAAAGGCCATGAGATGATCCGCGACAAAGTTGCCAAGGGCGAGTCACTGAGTGTCCCACAACGGGGCAGTGATGctccgtctcttctccagcttggcgGAAAACCGGAGACTAATGCTCCTATTGACGGAGAGGTGAGACAGAGAAATTTCTTCCGAAGCACCATGTGGTACATCTAA